A segment of the Scophthalmus maximus strain ysfricsl-2021 chromosome 11, ASM2237912v1, whole genome shotgun sequence genome:
gtttttttaaagcaaaaaattgGATTGGATAAACCTGATACAAACTTTTCAAGATTACCAAATCCCAATTACCAGTGGTTTCAATGGAACTGCATATCATACTGAAGGCTACTAGgtatgtggaaaaacaacatgtggaATAGCCAGAGTCACTCAAAGTGTATTTATATGAAGAAacggaaaacacagaaaacaatataaatatcCTTAAACTGTCAGATCATCACCTGACccacaacaaataaacacaaaaaataacaagttTGAAGCCGTGCTTTTATCAGGTGGATCTGAATTCTGGCTTTGGTTTGCCGCAGTTGTGAGGGTGATTTGTTCCTGTGCCTGGTGAATCTGTGTTACTGTTTCTCATTTAAGAAGTTCAGAACGAGGGACCGACTGGACATGCAATAAGGGATGCAATAgttcaaaacaattttttactGTGTGATTGTCATTTATATTAAgtgataaatgaaaatgaaaatttaaatggtGACATTGACATCTATTTAGAGGATCATTTCAGGGAGACATAACCCTTTTGTTTAACCTTACTGTACTGAAAGCTGAACTTCTACTTAATCTACTTTGTCactaattatttaaaaaaaaaagactgaatatgtatgaataaatgtgtatatactaCAcgatatacatttttatttgaccaaTTTCAAAGTTTCATTCGATTCGTTCCTGAAATCCAGTCTGAATTCACCCTTCTGATGGGATCGGaataatgcagatttttttttggggggggggggtcaaagttATCTCAATCCCACCTAAATGTTTTGAACGCAAACTGAAGATTTGATCCAGATTAAAACCAAGATTGGATTAGGTGATCAAATCCATaatgtgttttagttttcaaCAAGTCATTTTCAAGATTGAATCCACTCCATTATCCAAAATCCAGTTGGATAACTTTTGAAAAAACTGGGCCCAGGATCTAAATTTGTGTTGGTAGATCAACTACAGTAGCGCAATAGTTCAGTCTTAAAGCAGAACCAGAAAACTTTTGGCTTAAATTTGTCATCATGATGATTAAAACTGATTGCAACAGTGCAAAAGAGGTAGAAAAACGGCACCATCCGAACTTATATTGCTCACCATAAGCCTTGTTTGATGGTGGAGAATAGCATTCTCCAGGTAACTATCCCCAATGATGGAAATGGCAAGATGGTAGAACAGCAAATTGAGAAAAACTCAAGACAAAAAGAGTCCTGTTCACGGAAGAACaaaaggagagtgatagaaagagTGAACCTTGGATGAACGTTCACTCCATGGAGACACCTCTGGGGCTCGGGAGGcttcaaaaaaacatgtatgcAGTTTGCCTTCTTTCaactagatcagtaagtaacacaaccagcctacttattaaaACTATCGGAAGTTTAACTCTAGGTTATTTGCTCAAGTTGAGATTGTTcacggttgttttctgctttggacactGGTGAGGCTGCTGGCACTGaattagccatgatgctaatgCTGCCGCTAGTTAGCGCAAGGAGCCAGAAAACGAcgtaggagcttcagtgtacatacttctttcttcttctccgttaTCTccagtggtgttgacaacttcctctgGAGTCGGCTCTGCGTCcttactgcagcgtctttaccACAGTGACCGaacaacaataccacctggaaccactaggttGTTTGCTGCCTCTTCAACAGTTGAAAAATAGTTTCCCCCCTCCTTGTGAATACAAGAATGAAAGTAGCCTGAAGAGGCACTGTTGAGCATTGCGGGTTATGACAGGAGTTTGACAGATCAGAtttttgtgcacacacaagaacatagggttgctcaaacacacacttttcaaacTGAGAAATTGTGTATCTTGGCTGAAATGCCTCATCTGTCTTGAAAGTGGTGTACACGTCAATTTTAAAACTGCCATTCGGGGGCGCCaaagaggaacattttcaaatcctACACATAGTAGCTTTAATGTTTCCATTTGCCGGTGCCTTAACCTCATTTGATGGGAGGTCCCAAGGGAGTGGGTGccttttttcctgaaattttagCTTAATTTTGCTAAAGTGGACTAAATATGTCAGCTTTAACAGCTGAcacagctttttattttatttttgtctaaaTAAATTACAATTGCTTGATGGATGTGAAATTTATGTTATCCAGATTTTATATAATTGTTTAcctaaatgcaaaaacaaagactAGGCAATTTTCACTAAATTATTCCAAATCATTAACTGGAGGTATGAGATTGTGGCGGATCGTCTAATTACCTGCAGCCACGTTGTCAATCACAGAGCACCTATCATATTTCTGGCCAGGCCAGGACCTttcatgctttaaaaaaattatgaagacacaattgaaagaaagaacaagCACTTCATAAATTTAACAGCCTCTGGGGTAGCATTACAGAAGTCTGTCCTTACCATTGTGTTTTACTCCATCAGCAGAAAATACAGGATAACAACCGCTTCATTTTTTCTGGAGGTTTATTCCTCAGAGGAAACCTGGAGGCAACCAGCAACCTTTGATCAGGATTCTGATGGGTATCAACTCAGGGCTTTCACTCTTCTATATAATTCCTTTGTTATTTTTACCTGCTTCTTTTAGGCGATGAGAAGACCGTTACGAGGAAGCTCTACGATAACATGGCCttgagattgatttttttttttaacgacaTGGGAAAATTCAAAGTTCCTTTTCATTATGAATGCGCCTTGCATTACCTTTCAACCATTTCCACAGTATCATCCAAGGGAAGAAATCCCAATATCCAAAGATCATTTCTATAACACTCACCTTGGTGAGGACTCATGTCAGTCTGATGTTCTCCAGACTTGGATAAAGACCACTGTTGTATTACGTGATGTAACCGAAGAATTCCTCTTtcctggaattttttttttttcacaggaatACGACTGAAAGGAGAAGACTTGAGATTTACATTATAATCCATGTCAATGATTTAGCAACCTGAGTCTAATCAGTACACGTAAGAAGGCTCCAGAGGGCCAGAGCAGTGATGTCTGCAACTTCTACAATATGGAGCAGTTTCTTAAAAATATGGGTATAAATATgggcataataataatagaaaaacaaatgaattaagtagaaataaataataattttcttaaTCTCTCCTGTTTCTAGAGAATATTCACAAATataacatttctattttaagCACAGGCTCAAgggaaaataaattcaaaaccTCTGTGAACTCAAATCCAAATATAAATCTAATgtgtaattaattaataaagtAATTACTTAGCATAGGTAAGCCCTTTATCAGAGTCACATCCACCTAAAAATATGGTTGAGATTGACTGAGAGATTGCAATTACTAATCGAAATTCTGCAGCTGCCAGGTAGAAACATCATAAATATAATTTTGCAGATTTCATTATattaatttcaattcaaattacAAACATCTATATCGATCAAACATAATGTTAAAACCACTGACAGATTAAATAAATACCATTAATGCGATTAGAATGACACCTGTACACTTCAGGTATTTTGCGTGTAGGTAACCCTGCAGTGGTAAGTGCCAACAAAGTGGTACAAGGCTAACAGGTAATACGGGATAGGGTCTTGGGCACAGACCCGTGCAGTCCAATCCCACAGAAGGGCCACTGTAGCACAAACTGCTGAAAACCGCGATACTGCAGAAAGCTTTCGGAACATGCAGTGCATTACAGCTTGACGCATATGGGGCTGCGTATCCACATATGGTTCAGAGTGCCCACGTTGACTCGTCCACTGCCAACAATAGGCATGGGAACAGCAGAACTGAAAAATGGAGCAATGGACGACGGGGGGCTGGTCTGATGAATCAGGTTTACTTTTACATAACGAGGATGACCTGGTGCATGTGCACCATTTACCTGGGGAAGAGATGACACCCAGATGCACTATGGGAAAAAGTCAAATTGGCAGAGGCCAACAACCGAACAATCTGCTGGGATAGAAACATTACAAAGAGCTCAAGGTGTTGGCTTGACCTCTGAACTCCCAAGATCTCAATCGGATCTGTGATGCTCTGGAAAAATCAAGCCAGCTCAATGAATGCCCACCTCGCAACTTATAGGACTTTAAGACTGATGCTAATGTCTTGGTTCCAGATACCAGAGGTCTTGTAGAGACCATGCCATAACAGGTCAGAGCTGTTCGGGTTGCCTGGAGAGGCCCTACACAGCATTATGCAGGTTGTTTGAAAGTTGTATCTGTATCGTGTATATGTGTACAGTCTAGTATTACAAATCAACTATATGTGGTATGTTTTCTTAATACAACAATTAAGTGTAAAGATAGGTTAATGTCTAGAAACGCAAAACTAAACTTAAGATTGCTATTTCACTGGCCGGTATATTTTGTAACagttatctgtatttttttgcattctACAGTACATGTCGTTGAAGTTCAAGGTACTTTCAAGGGAAAAGGATCCTAAAGATGTTAAGTAATAGATATTAACGTGCTCAATATGTGCATGAATACAGGAATTTAATGGAATGTAGAACACAGAAAACCCGCACTTGCAACTTTTGCACCTTACAGCACTCTTCCCCTTTGTCTCAGAACTTTAACTGACCCACTTGGGAAGCCCATCTCTACACATTTTTTCGTGTGTTCCTCAAAGTTCATAACAAAATATTTGCAATGCTGCATGATTAggtataatataaaatattagaaaaagaaatcattttcaGACTACTTCCCATTcatatatattcaaattttatgttttgtttaagctttttttatttttataaagatAGTGTAGATAAGGGGATGACATGATCAGGAAGGAGCAATGGGAGGCCAAAGAGGTTGAGATTTTCAAATATAATCCTAATGTCAAATGCACATTTACCATCTCTGCATTCTCTGAGGTTAAAGCATCTTCTATTGTTTGCTAAATTAGcagtaacattttgttttcattgcctTGGACTTTCACTtctgggttttattttaaattccagCATTTTACAAAGATTGGCACTCAACAGAGCGCATACCTGCGCCATGGCAAAACCGTCTCTTTAAATGCAATCAACCGGCACAAAATTGCATAAATTCATAGATATCTGTGCCGAGTTTTTTCACCAAAACCTGTGCATTAATCCCGgagaaattggtgaaaatgtccaaaagtgCCGCATcacgcaatgttaaagaaagttaaaaGATATTCCTGGATCCGTGCCAAAATGTAACGGGTTCTTacttggcccgtgtcccatccttccatcaaATTCCTTGGAAATTCGTTCAATagttttgcgtaatcctgctgacaaaccaaccaaccaacagacagggcaaaaacataacctccacGGCAAAGGTAAAAAAAGCTGCCATtacatatattttgtaaaaatagTCTGGTTACCTGTAGCATATTAAAATTTTCAGACTTTCCAATTAAACACTGAGGTCATACAAACAAGCTTTGATATCAGACCCAATAATCTTCAAACAGCACAAGTGCATTAGAGCCAAAATGCTGGGAGTGATGTTTGGCATTTGGCACGAGATTAGGCAATGGAGGAAATTGTGAACAAGTCACAGGATTAGAGATCATTCACTTAGTCTTGCGCTGAAGAACTTGGCTGATCTAGGGTATCAAACAAACCAAAGCCCAGTCCTGTAAAATCGGGTGAAGAAACCCCTAAACCTGAACCACTGTGTGCGTGGGTGGGGAAACTtcccagaaaaaaagttttaaattgtTAATGGAGCATTCGGATTAATTCTGGGATGAAAAGATTGATTGTGGGATTATATGTCTGCTGTTCATTTTGATGATGTAGTAGATACTGAGTAGATGCTAAAGAAACTGAGTACCTtacaagagagaagaagagaagtgacAAAAGCTCTGTCAACCCTGTGTGTTGAGCAGACATTGCAGAACACTTCAGTTCGACTGCATGTTCACCTGGCGCTGCTTAGTCACATGTCTTTCTTGACACGTTTTCTTCCTCGACCActtctttcctcctttctgCTGCGCTTGAAGATGTCAGACATTGAAAATCCATCGTTTCAGTGCAACACACACTGGCCAAAAGATGAATGACATGTAATTTGACAGCCACACCACAAACCCAATATGCCATACAGACAGGAGCCGGTCAAAATACAGCACATTTGCTGATCTAGCGTGCAGATGTGGTGAAATTATAGCTTTGTTGGAGAGTTCACAAGCATTGATGTTGGATAAGGGAGAGTGACGTGTCCTCACGAGTACGTGTCAGTACGACATTAGTGTCATTGGAGGCATTATGAAGATATAAACAGAGAAGACATTGGCTGTGGGCTTTGAATGACAAAAATGCAGTCTGGGCAGAAAGTGTCTGTTGGCTGCATACAATAGTGATGCAGACAGGATAATGTTATTGGTAGTAATTTGACTGAAGACAAAAGAGAGTCACCTTAGTTTGAATTACTATCCAAATATCGAAACATGTGGTCAACTAATCTTACAATAAGCGTGATTTGCACAGGCAGAGCACAGAGGCGGATGCGCATGTAACTCAAAGGAAATCATCCTCCTGATCTACTCCTCACATAGATGCCATGTCTTTAAGCCAAAATGGCGAATTTTACATAGGGTGACGCGTTTGCAGATATAAGTGGTTTGTatgttaaaattaaaacactttttgaaaGCTATGTCTAGGATTCAAGACTACAATCTAGAAATTTGAATGGTCATTATTGGAATATTTAACATGGCTGCTGcagaacattttttaatgatttgacCAGAATAAAACAATGGTACAGTTTCAGACCTGAAAGGCTGTCAAGTGCAGATTTCTGTAAAATCTCTTCTGTAAAGATTTAcagggaaatacaaaaaaaaaacagggagatTTTTTCGTTTTACCCTAGCAAAGACAGTTCTAACTTAAATTTAGACTAAAAACATGTTAGCTTTTTCCTGTTACGTCACATCCAATACAAAACCTACACAAGGTATCTCATCCTTCTTAGGGGACAGTCCCTGAAGATGCTGTGATGACATGTTAAATTGTCTTCCATGAAACAATGCTTCCATGTCCAtatattattcttaatttctaaATTGATGATAAAATGTCTAGGTTGGTACATATTAAATGTTGTGTGCCATTTActggtttcctgtttcctgttatTTTATAAGCTTCTGAGGGAAACAACTTGCAATAGTCTGTGCCTAGATAACTATGAACCTTTGCTTTTCGGTTTAAGTGTTAGAAGTGCAATATTCAAAACCGAACAATAATTCCAAGTTCGTGCCCCATTTGACTCTATGCTGCTCAATGAGGAGTCAACAGTATGAataattgtaaaataataaatatctcTCCTAATTCACTGCCCTGAAATTGCATCTTACCAGGAATGGCACTGTGATGATGCACTGCATTAAGTATGACGAAGATCTGCTCATTAATCTTTCAAAAGTTGTAGGCCAAGCTTAGTAccaaatacatttaatacagTGTAATATCACTGTTGTGCAGGTACACATTTGGACACATCCCCATTTGGCCATAcgtatttggttttatttattaatgggGAAAAGTCAGTGCCTATTTGAGATTCAGAATTTagtctaaccctaacccacaaattataatttttttttatatggtaCGTTTGAGCTCCACACCCAGTATATAGAAAGGAATTAATaactgcaaaaaggaaaactacTATATGTACAGAAGTATATGGACAGTgagtttaaaacagaaaagaacaattTTGATCTacctttttgaaaaagtttCTTAGGAGTGACAGTGTGATTTGACCATTTAACCTTTAATGAAGAATCCTGGCATAGTTTTGTTAAGTAATATTCCCCATAACAAATTCAACtctgaaacaaattcaaaaatcatATCTCCTCTTCAGTTGGCTGGTTTGGCTTAGTTTTTCACAAGATGCTAATGGTTCTGCCGACTTACCTTGTCTCCCACTTTGACTGTCTTCCTCCCAATCGGACCTTTACGTCCCACCAGTCGCCTACAGTCAGATACTCTCGACCACCACCACATGTAAGTTGTTGTAACTTTTCTTCCAAGGGACGTTAAGCAGGCCTGCTAAGTGTGGTAGGCGCCACACAGTCCAGCTggatcatgttttatttaagcTAGTTTGTCGACCATTTATTCATCTTGTGTTCATTGAAagacttgaaaaacaaaacaaaatctaaaatttTGCCAAAACCTGATAAAAACTCAGATTTTGCCATCAGTTTGGATTATCATCTAACCGgtcataaattatattttcatactttttatcacttttacCCGGTTGCTTCAATTGAGTTATTGCAGACTCACATTCAGAgttcatttctgttttgtgtcaATACGGGTTGTGTCAGGTAATGTTTTTGGTAATTATGCGTGAAAACATTTACGTACACAATTACTGATAATTTTGCCAAACCCAGAGAAACGTTCTAGATTAGAGCTTCACTACTGAAAACAGAGATAGAGTAACATAAATGCTTCCCTCTACACATACAACAGTAATTAAAAGTTTTGTATTACCCACTTTTATTTGAATAAGTTAAACCGCACAATACAAGGTTAATGAGTGAAGATGCAAAtctttttcaaggaaaaaggAGCTATGTATAGGATGCAATGCCAATCAGCAGAGGGGCTTATCTGAACTGGCCAATTTGATTGGTCTGCTTATTAGGTGACTCATAACAAACCTTATGAGTCAGAGAATTATGTGACATGATGACAATTCCCTATTACAGAGTAAATTACTTTGATTTCTCTGATAGCACCTAAAAATACCATTATATCCGCATTCTGTGGCACTCACCTTTTATTAAAAGCACTGGCAGTTGCGACATGTTACCATTATTGGCTGCCTGAGCTTGATGAGAAAGCTCAGTGTTCAAGCCCAAGTCAAGACTACACACTGGGAAGAACAAAGTGCTCCCAAACTTGCTTAGAAAGGAGTTTTTCTCAAAGCTCCAACATTTAAGTTTGAGTATTGAAGGAAAATTATTATCAAGCACTTTGATCATGTTTCTTTGTAGGATTGAGTGACATATTTAACAAATCTACAATATTCAGAATGTATCCGATTTACCCAATATCATAAGTATCTTGATCTTTCTACTTCATCTGCATTTTAGgtagaaaatatgacaaataaaccATTCAGTGTAAAAACGTGGATATAGTTTATACTGCTGCCACTAAGCCTTATGGTGCCTTGACACTAACTGTCACGCAAATTGTTCGCGCAATGAGATTAAATACTAAGTCAATGCAAATATGTGATTAGCCTCCAATTTCGTGTCACTTGTGCCAGGCGATGTGACCCGCAAAGACGCAAAATTAGCTTCACTGGCTCGAGCAATCTGAACTCCAGCAAAATATTCACACAACGTGTTGTGCGTTGACATCTTACTCCGTCACTGTCATCAGTCACCCTGACGTTgcatcagaaatggaggataaaatTATTGTCGCTGTATGTGGGCACCCAGAGTTTTTGACCGGGttgggaaggaggagagggcttggcagaaagtgagcaaggaagttggacactagctttagaCCCAGTTAGCACAAcggctttgtgtggctttcccatcggcattttttacattcaacagttcatgctttttggtgtgtttgttcagagtaGGTTTGTGGAAGGAAGGAATAGGCAAATATTTGGGTTGTCATTATTCGGGTTGAATAACACTTGTTAAAGAGGGTGGTTCAGATAAGCTCCACTACTCATGTACAGcaataatttattttccttgtGGCCTCCATAAGATGAATTGTGAAGTAAGCTTCCAACACCAAGGTCATTAAATCAATAATATTACAGcacttgaaatatgaaaaagaaggTGTTTTAAAGACTGTGTTAGCAGTACCTGAATGCGAGCAGTGACCATTCCATCTCCTGGTACACTCTCCAATGCTCCATTTATAGCCGGCTGCCTGTTGAGGTCCTTGGCATGATTCCACTCTGtgcgtaaaataaaatatattgacaACATCAGGAAAACTGCACAAAACAGGTTAATCTTGGCCATGCTAAAGAAATAGCTACATATTTACCTGGATTTAGTGTCTCTGTGTCCAGCATACCCCCTTCTCGATAGCTCTCCAGCTCTTCAACTTTGACTTTGCTCCAAGGAATGTATGTTACTCCACGCTCAACATCCCAGAACTTTTTGTGTGCCGATTTTATACCTTTGTTCAAAGCCCAAGCAATCTAGGGAAGAACATTAggtattttttataaaactaTCAAACAAAAGAAGTAATACAGAACCAACGAAATATGTGAAAGATAACATACCTTAACTGGCTTCTGATTGACCTTGTATGACCCCCTGCTGAGCTTGTTCAAAGCTGTATAGGCATCTTGTCTGTGAACCATAACAATATAGGCACAACCCCTCGGAGGAATCATctaaacacacagagcaaaaaTAGTGACATACAGGATAACATCAGGTTTAGATCATCAAAGCATACAGTGATGTGCCCAAACTTACATTGATGGAGTCAATTTGGCCAAACTCTTCCAAAAGGGACATCACATCAGACTGCTGGGTTTTCTTGTCTAGTTGTCCAACCCAAAGCGTGGTGGTGCAAACTACAAGCAAAACAGATTAAAGACTGTTTTAGTCTCTATTTAAATGGGAATGCTTCGTGATGAGTATTTATTTCACTGGTATGTATGAGACAGTGATATGTGACTACATACGCAGATGCACAATTAATGTCCACTCCGCTTGTTATACAAGCAGTCTCCTGGCAAAGTGAAACTATTTCCTCCGCAAAgaagtgttttcttttactgccGGGCAAATCCACCCTTAAGATAGCAATATGCCAGAAGGTGGCACTCTGATAGGATTATTGCATGTTACACTCAAAAAAGGCCAGTGATTTATTACAAGACCACATACAACCATTTTGAACAATGTGCCTGGTAGGGCTGTCACCTCCAAAAATCAAGTTCAAGAAATTCACATGATGCATTCGAAGCTGGACATGGGCATCATCTGCTGAAGCAAACTACTTCTGACAGTGATGCATTTctagacaatatatatatatatttaattacaaCAGGTCATTAAAGTTTGATTATGAATTTTTCCCCCAACATTCGaattgaaatttaaataaaaaaaaaaagtgacagcccTAGAGGTgcagcaatttttttctgccGTTAAATTATTAATGATGGCTTTGGACACACCCTTAAATGCTCTTGTGACATGTTCTTTAGATCACATTCTTAGATTTTAATCAGTTTATAATGCGCTCCATCACTATCACTAATATTGGAAGTGCATATAttcttgttttgtgtaaaaatgtattcCAGAGTTTATCTGAAGCTATTATTAGGCGCCAAATCAAGGGAACATCTTGCTAAGTACGTCCACAGCCAATATAACTTGATACATCATCCTGGAGGATTTATTGGTcaagctctaatattaatagataacaatataaaatacataaacatactGTGATGCACAAGAAAAAGgcataaataaatatggcaATAAAATGCAGGTTAATCTTATAAGACCACCAGACAAGTCACTCaaaattgaaaagaaacaatacaTAAGTGACTAATAATAATCACTTTAGGTTGTGGTAGTCTTGGTAGCTTGTTTTAATACACTCAACTACTCAATGATTTTGAATATTAATCATCAAACTAGACAACTTGCatgttgtagtagtagtagttataCGCACTGAATTATCTGCATCATTCAcaggtttgtttctgttgtaCCACATACCGTTGAGTGTCTGGCTCTTTATGCTGGGAAGACCTTTCTGTCGGcgctctctgtccttctctctttcattcctgTCCTGAGAACGAGAGCGAGATCTCCAGCGTTGTTCTCTGGAGCGAGAATGAGATCCTCTATGCCTTGACTTTCTTGAGCGGGACGAAGATCTCGATCTTCTTCTTTTGGGAGATCTGAAACACAAAGTTGAACATGATGTCACCAAGTTATGCAATTCCAAAGAGCTCAGGGCTCTCTAATGCTCTCTAATGTAATGTTTCCTCCTGCAGATTATTAAATTATGGCTTAGCCCACTATAATATAAACAGCATTCATAAAATAGGCTTTGTAAGTATTACATGAACCACAATAAAAACAGGACTATTTGAAAACATCTAAAAGAAATTGTCTATACAGTTGTCTGTGATGAGCACAGCCTCTTACCTGGAAccagatctggatctggatctccTGCCGAAGCCTCTGTGTCTGCCCTCCCGCCTCATATTTGAGTCTTCTCTTGAATTTCTCTATTAAAATTATGACAtgacaagtttatttttccaataATAATTGAGCAGAGGTTCAagctatattaaaaaaaaaagtcatattcaACACAGAAACATCCCTGCCAATTAAAGCAGCAATAGCATTGTCCACTGTGCTAACAAGAAAACTAATTCATGAGAAAAAGTTgacattcaaattcaaacatgGTCACGCTGCAGCTGAAAGCTTTTCTGACAGGAGACCTTAAATCAGGTTAAACTAAATTGAGATTTGAGATTTACCCGCAATTGTGAATAAGCCTCATCTATGGAATGGTATCCATCTGGCATCAAATGATGTTCACCGTGACTCATTGCTCCACCGCGCTGCtggatgacaaagaaaagccaCAACTGATCACAGCACATTTTAACGGTCTTTATATAATCAAAAGATAAATCTTAACTATATTTCACTTTAACTATATTTTGGATTCACACTTCTTAGGACAACATTTGAAAAGAGCAACTTAATTTGCATCAAACAATTTGCAGACAGCATACTGTTATTAAGCAGTTGTTTTGTTATACTGGAGAGTTAGTTGAGTTATTATATAAAGTAGATATAATTGCATACCTCTGTACCATCGGTCTGTCCCATCATATGTGGATAAACATTCTCTGTGTTGGGCATCTGACCAGGAAACTGGTTAAAGACCTTTTCAGGTGTGTATCTGTcatgataaaatacaaaaacaatgagtGTGGCTGTTACAAACCGATATACGCAATCAAAGTATtgtcataaataaatgtttttaaactcACTGTGGCTGGGCACCCAGTTCTTTAGGTGTCATATCTTCAGGTTCATCATCATAGTCAAAACGATCAAGGAGTTTCTGAAGAAAAACGCCATGAATTACACCATGAAGTAAATCATGAGAAAAGTAAACTGTATAGGTCCAGAGCAGGATATGTTGAGGCACTGAGCTACAATATTACCTCAGCTAaggaacttttcttttctgtatgtGCACTGTATGGGTTAAGCTGGGTCACAGACATAGGGGGTGGGTTTGGTATGTTGTTTGTGATGGTGGCTGCCAGGGTCTTATCTGCCTGCTGGAAGTTCTGGAGCATCCTCTGCAGCTagagcggggggagggggtcatTCAGAATTTAGATACACCTTATACTGCCATGAAACTGTGACACAAGTGTACACGTGTATAGTAAATCTGCAGGGACAAATACACCAATTTATTGCTTACCTCCTGACCATGGGGGGACTGAAACAGCTGTGCCACAGCAGCTAAGGCATCAGGACTGGGAAGCTGAGGCACAGCCTGCACAGCAGAGGCACCAGTGATAGGAGGCTGTATCTCTGGTTGGGGGTTAGAAGGAACTGGACAAGAGAAATCATATGA
Coding sequences within it:
- the LOC118294701 gene encoding SR-related and CTD-associated factor 4 isoform X3, producing the protein MEAVTAFNMELFSMIEMKPPISRAKMMSVTKSAIKAIKLYKHVVQIVEKFIKKCKPELKVPGLYVVDSIVRQSRHQFGVDKDVFAPRFLKNFTETFQNLYRCPEGDKTKIVRVLNLWQKNGVFDMDIIQPLMDMADEAIVPPAALEVPSNPQPEIQPPITGASAVQAVPQLPSPDALAAVAQLFQSPHGQELQRMLQNFQQADKTLAATITNNIPNPPPMSVTQLNPYSAHTEKKSSLAEKLLDRFDYDDEPEDMTPKELGAQPQYTPEKVFNQFPGQMPNTENVYPHMMGQTDGTEQRGGAMSHGEHHLMPDGYHSIDEAYSQLRRNSREDSNMRREGRHRGFGRRSRSRSGSRSPKRRRSRSSSRSRKSRHRGSHSRSREQRWRSRSRSQDRNEREKDRERRQKGLPSIKSQTLNVCTTTLWVGQLDKKTQQSDVMSLLEEFGQIDSINMIPPRGCAYIVMVHRQDAYTALNKLSRGSYKVNQKPVKIAWALNKGIKSAHKKFWDVERGVTYIPWSKVKVEELESYREGGMLDTETLNPEWNHAKDLNRQPAINGALESVPGDGMVTARIQVPAVQQVTPIGSPPAFPGPIMLSPTAMPLGGGPFIPAEFDPTNLPPGNVKPPEDSTRESKRDKGTPSDAGSDNHLGSPVAPGMTMPGPAVMHGPGSGRPPLQHPPGMPNPHLPPFLSPPNMPHMPPQMMPGGPMFPPERFRMPMPFAPRGPPFHQHSSMGPEGMDDREGRHFRNGRPGFGCSPFQRGRW